One genomic segment of Arthrobacter sp. zg-Y1110 includes these proteins:
- a CDS encoding DUF3090 family protein gives MPTTVHDFDWPDRVVVGTVGVPGQRTFYLQVRAGKQIVSIALEKLQSAQLAEKIDEILDQLMTVDGNPFHVPASTPLELVDNDDLEAVEEQFRAGVMSLGWDPTTAQVVIEAYPLDEVDEDDDGFLEDDDDEADDAEEVLRVRMPVGTARAFAKRTREVVGAGRPICVICGQPMDADGHTCTFPEA, from the coding sequence ATGCCTACAACCGTTCACGATTTCGACTGGCCGGACCGCGTCGTCGTCGGCACTGTCGGCGTTCCGGGCCAGCGCACGTTCTACCTGCAGGTGCGCGCCGGGAAGCAGATTGTCAGCATCGCTCTGGAGAAGCTGCAGTCGGCCCAGCTCGCCGAGAAGATCGACGAGATCCTCGACCAGCTTATGACCGTCGACGGCAACCCCTTCCACGTTCCCGCGAGCACTCCTCTGGAGCTCGTGGACAATGACGATCTCGAGGCTGTGGAGGAACAGTTCCGCGCCGGTGTGATGAGCCTGGGCTGGGACCCGACGACGGCGCAGGTCGTCATCGAGGCCTACCCTCTCGACGAGGTGGATGAGGACGACGACGGCTTCCTCGAGGATGACGACGACGAGGCCGACGACGCCGAAGAGGTGCTGCGGGTGCGGATGCCGGTCGGCACGGCCCGGGCCTTCGCGAAGCGCACGCGGGAAGTGGTGGGCGCCGGGCGTCCGATCTGCGTGATCTGCGGTCAGCCGATGGACGCCGACGGGCATACCTGCACCTTCCCCGAGGCCTGA
- a CDS encoding nucleoside 2-deoxyribosyltransferase gives MKRFYVASSFRNIVNVRYVAQTLESKGYVNAYDWTQNASARDAGTVTLDDLRSIGQQERDAVMGADVVVILLPGGKGTHIELGIAIAQGRRIILYSADDINNPETTSAFYHLPEVEKCHGTLDDLLAMIAKCPPPRPDSNSVASRGCPITVAPTAPDAYTG, from the coding sequence TTGAAAAGGTTCTATGTTGCGTCGAGCTTCAGAAATATCGTCAACGTCCGGTATGTCGCGCAAACGCTGGAAAGCAAGGGCTACGTCAACGCGTACGACTGGACGCAGAACGCGTCAGCGCGGGATGCGGGGACAGTTACCCTCGATGATCTGCGCTCTATCGGGCAGCAGGAGAGAGATGCAGTGATGGGGGCCGACGTCGTCGTTATCCTGCTTCCGGGCGGGAAGGGCACGCACATCGAGCTTGGCATCGCGATCGCTCAAGGCAGACGAATAATCCTGTATTCGGCGGACGACATCAATAATCCTGAGACCACCAGCGCGTTCTACCACCTACCTGAGGTGGAGAAGTGCCACGGAACCCTGGACGACCTCCTGGCTATGATCGCGAAGTGCCCGCCGCCTCGGCCTGACTCGAATTCTGTCGCATCCAGAGGCTGCCCAATCACGGTTGCCCCAACGGCGCCGGATGCCTATACAGGCTAA
- a CDS encoding DUF3500 domain-containing protein yields the protein MKSFRTTDTLPTASSLVRRRALRAVSLLLAGGLALTGCAADVASTSGTASPSAGSDSSSSSTAADPKTGGTSSTTTEETISSTAAAADAFLATLSDEQRETVLYDYDDATKTTSWSNFPVTFVERAGLNLADLTDEQKTAALAVLQALLSDEAYDTVSGIMGGDEYLQQNSSSTEQSLGQYYIAFFGEPSDTGAFEVQFGGHHLGINATLDGATDAITFAPTHLGVQPAVYTDDDGNEVRPFDGIYTDAFAFFDSLTGEQQAALTSGDVSMCAPGDTCDFDAGAGLTGADLTDAQRQLLLDLIANWSGMADEQTTADSRAKIEATIDDTVIAWTGETTYDMSTGDGISFSISGPNVYVAFQAQQGSAGADVEGVSTSGWGHVHTIYRDPTNDYANSVTQQAASGMGGGTGPAGGPPGGGTPPDGGPPR from the coding sequence ATGAAGTCATTCAGAACCACCGATACCCTGCCCACGGCGTCGTCGTTGGTACGACGGCGCGCCCTGCGGGCCGTCTCGCTCCTCCTGGCAGGCGGCCTCGCCCTGACCGGCTGCGCGGCCGACGTCGCTTCCACCTCCGGCACGGCGTCCCCCTCTGCTGGGAGTGATTCGAGCAGCAGCAGCACGGCCGCGGATCCGAAAACAGGCGGGACGTCCTCGACGACAACCGAGGAGACGATTTCCTCGACCGCAGCTGCCGCTGACGCATTCCTGGCGACGCTCAGCGACGAGCAGCGCGAGACAGTCCTGTATGACTACGACGACGCGACGAAGACAACGTCCTGGTCAAACTTTCCCGTGACGTTCGTCGAGCGTGCCGGCCTGAACCTCGCCGACCTGACCGACGAGCAGAAGACCGCAGCACTGGCGGTCCTGCAGGCGCTCCTCAGCGACGAAGCGTACGACACCGTGTCCGGCATTATGGGCGGCGACGAGTATCTGCAGCAGAACAGCAGCAGCACCGAGCAGTCCCTCGGCCAGTACTACATCGCCTTCTTCGGCGAGCCGTCTGACACCGGCGCCTTCGAAGTGCAGTTCGGCGGCCACCACCTCGGTATCAACGCGACCCTCGACGGCGCGACGGACGCGATCACGTTCGCTCCCACCCACCTCGGTGTGCAGCCTGCCGTTTACACCGACGACGACGGCAACGAAGTGCGGCCGTTCGACGGCATCTACACCGATGCGTTCGCATTCTTTGACAGCTTGACGGGGGAACAGCAGGCAGCGCTCACATCGGGCGACGTCAGCATGTGTGCCCCTGGCGATACCTGTGATTTCGACGCCGGAGCCGGCCTCACCGGCGCCGATCTGACCGACGCGCAGAGGCAGTTGCTCCTCGACCTCATCGCGAACTGGTCCGGCATGGCTGACGAGCAGACCACAGCCGACTCCCGGGCGAAGATCGAGGCCACCATCGATGACACCGTCATCGCGTGGACCGGGGAGACCACGTACGACATGAGCACTGGGGACGGTATCTCATTCTCGATCTCTGGGCCGAACGTTTATGTCGCCTTCCAGGCGCAGCAGGGGTCGGCAGGCGCAGATGTCGAAGGAGTGTCCACCTCCGGCTGGGGACACGTCCACACTATTTACCGCGACCCCACGAACGACTATGCCAACAGCGTGACGCAGCAAGCTGCTTCCGGTATGGGCGGTGGGACCGGACCTGCCGGCGGACCACCCGGCGGCGGGACCCCGCCCGACGGCGGCCCACCTCGTTAG
- a CDS encoding acyl-CoA desaturase: MTGTSVDSSEEGKRRPAGPARQRHLSDFTALTRQIQEAGYMRRNYGYYWAKLIGVTLIGLVLAVAFILLGDTWWQMATAVVLALLMTQIAFLGHDAAHRQIFVSPKWNEWVSLIVVNLFAGMGLGWWNAKHSKHHAAPNKVGTDPDIAPGVLAFTPEAAEARKNRFTRWLATKQGYFFFPLLLLEGVNLHVQGIKRVLGKGRVKRRWVELSFITVRLASYVVLVFAVLSPGKGAAFIGVQLAVFGLYMGISFAPNHIGMPIAPREAGIDFLRRQVLMSRNITGGRWVDTFMGGLNFQVEHHLFPSMSRPNLRKVAPLVRQYCDQLGVRYTETGFGQSLKDVTAYINRVGRGGVDTWACPLASTHRV; the protein is encoded by the coding sequence ATGACGGGGACCAGTGTGGATTCGAGTGAAGAAGGCAAACGCCGGCCAGCTGGCCCGGCCCGCCAACGGCACCTCAGCGACTTCACGGCTTTGACCCGGCAAATCCAGGAAGCCGGTTATATGCGCCGGAACTACGGCTACTACTGGGCCAAGCTGATCGGGGTAACCCTGATTGGGCTGGTGCTGGCCGTGGCTTTCATCCTGCTGGGGGACACCTGGTGGCAGATGGCGACCGCGGTGGTGCTGGCGCTACTGATGACGCAGATCGCGTTCCTGGGGCACGACGCCGCACACCGGCAGATCTTCGTGTCGCCGAAGTGGAATGAGTGGGTCTCGCTGATCGTGGTTAACCTCTTTGCCGGCATGGGCCTTGGCTGGTGGAATGCAAAACACAGCAAGCATCATGCCGCACCAAACAAGGTCGGCACGGATCCGGACATCGCTCCCGGCGTCCTGGCCTTTACCCCCGAGGCCGCCGAAGCGCGCAAGAACCGCTTCACGCGCTGGCTCGCCACCAAACAGGGTTACTTTTTCTTCCCACTGCTCCTGCTCGAGGGCGTCAACCTGCATGTGCAGGGCATCAAGCGGGTACTGGGAAAGGGTCGGGTCAAGCGTCGGTGGGTGGAACTTAGCTTCATCACAGTGCGTCTGGCCAGTTACGTGGTGCTGGTCTTCGCCGTGCTTTCTCCGGGCAAGGGCGCAGCGTTCATCGGCGTCCAGCTCGCCGTCTTCGGGCTGTATATGGGTATTTCCTTTGCCCCGAACCACATCGGCATGCCGATCGCGCCCCGGGAAGCAGGCATCGATTTCCTGCGCCGCCAGGTCTTGATGAGCCGCAACATCACCGGCGGCCGGTGGGTGGACACCTTCATGGGAGGACTGAACTTCCAGGTGGAACACCACCTGTTTCCCTCCATGTCCCGCCCGAATCTGCGAAAAGTCGCCCCGCTGGTCCGCCAGTACTGCGATCAGCTGGGGGTGCGGTACACCGAAACCGGGTTTGGCCAGTCCTTGAAGGACGTCACCGCCTATATCAACAGGGTGGGCCGCGGCGGGGTCGATACGTGGGCATGCCCGCTGGCCAGCACGCACCGCGTGTAA
- a CDS encoding VOC family protein: protein MSVFPQVLHTVLDTTDVRGLAEFYRHLLGLQYRPGDEPAGEGMPDDADWLVLTDGQGDRKLAFQHVDHLKRTTWPLPDVPMQMHLDLTVPDRETLEHHHSRVLALGAELRFDRTDDLNEPLYVYADPAGHPFCIFVA, encoded by the coding sequence ATGAGCGTATTCCCTCAGGTGCTTCACACCGTTCTCGACACTACTGATGTGCGCGGACTGGCTGAGTTCTACCGTCATCTGCTCGGACTCCAGTATCGGCCAGGAGATGAGCCCGCGGGTGAGGGCATGCCTGACGACGCCGATTGGCTCGTTCTCACTGACGGACAGGGCGACCGCAAGCTTGCTTTTCAGCACGTTGATCATTTGAAGAGGACAACATGGCCGCTGCCTGATGTGCCGATGCAGATGCACCTCGACCTAACAGTTCCTGACCGAGAGACACTCGAGCATCACCACTCCAGGGTGTTGGCGTTGGGGGCAGAGCTCCGCTTCGATCGTACGGACGACCTGAACGAGCCGTTGTACGTTTACGCCGATCCGGCCGGTCATCCGTTCTGCATCTTCGTAGCCTGA
- the poxB gene encoding ubiquinone-dependent pyruvate dehydrogenase: MATIAETVVHNLAANGIQRIWGVPGDSLNAVTEAIRREKGIEWMLTRHEEEAAFAAAGEAALTGELAVCAGSCGPGNMHLINGLYDAHRSRVPVLAIASHIPSEEIGSQYFQETRPTELFRDCTVFCEMVLSPEQMPRLLEIAMRTAIEKRGVAVLVMAGDTALEDAVDERVFTVRRTDPVTVPSPAELQEAAATLNSCGNVTILAGAGVEGAREEVLALADALAAPIVHALRGKEFIEHDNPFDVGMTGLLGFASGYRAMEDCDALLMLGTDFPYQQFYPKKAKILQVDVRGEQLGRRVPLTQGMVGGVRETAEALLPLLERKSQRTHLEKSLDHYRRTRAQLDDLEKQGPGTIHPQHLAHLIDKLAADDAVFLPDVGTPVIWASRHLHISARRRLIGSFWHGTMAAATPLGMGAQAVDRNRQVVVLAGDGGLAMMLGELLTVVQHKLPIKIVVFDNAALSFVEVEMKAAGIVNFGTGLENPDFGAVAQAVGMHGESVKRPEDLEGALRRAFAYDGPALVSVAVERQELSMPPKIDAKQATGFAVYAMRTVLAGNGRELIDLAKANARQLL; the protein is encoded by the coding sequence ATGGCCACGATCGCCGAGACCGTTGTCCACAACCTCGCCGCCAACGGGATCCAGCGCATCTGGGGAGTTCCCGGCGACTCCCTGAACGCGGTGACCGAAGCCATCCGCCGGGAGAAGGGCATCGAATGGATGCTCACCCGGCATGAGGAGGAGGCCGCGTTCGCTGCCGCCGGGGAGGCGGCGCTGACAGGCGAGCTGGCGGTGTGCGCGGGCAGCTGCGGCCCCGGCAACATGCACCTCATCAACGGGCTCTACGACGCGCACCGCAGCCGGGTGCCCGTGCTCGCGATCGCCTCGCACATTCCGAGCGAGGAGATCGGCAGCCAGTACTTCCAGGAGACCCGGCCCACCGAATTGTTCCGTGACTGCACGGTCTTCTGCGAGATGGTCCTGAGCCCCGAGCAGATGCCGCGGCTGCTGGAAATTGCCATGCGCACGGCCATCGAAAAGCGGGGCGTCGCCGTGCTCGTAATGGCGGGCGACACCGCGCTGGAAGACGCCGTCGACGAGCGCGTCTTCACGGTCCGCCGCACCGACCCGGTCACCGTGCCCTCCCCGGCGGAGCTGCAGGAAGCAGCCGCCACGCTGAACTCCTGCGGGAACGTCACCATCCTGGCGGGCGCCGGCGTCGAGGGGGCACGCGAGGAGGTCCTCGCCCTCGCCGACGCACTGGCAGCACCGATCGTGCATGCCCTCCGCGGCAAGGAGTTCATCGAGCACGACAACCCGTTCGACGTCGGCATGACCGGGCTCCTGGGCTTCGCGTCTGGATACCGGGCGATGGAGGACTGCGACGCGCTGCTGATGCTCGGCACCGACTTCCCGTACCAGCAGTTCTACCCGAAGAAGGCGAAGATCCTGCAGGTCGACGTCCGGGGCGAGCAGCTCGGCCGCCGCGTGCCGCTCACCCAGGGCATGGTCGGCGGGGTGCGTGAGACGGCGGAGGCGCTGCTGCCGCTACTCGAGCGGAAGTCGCAGCGCACCCACCTCGAGAAGTCTCTTGACCACTACCGCCGCACCCGCGCGCAGCTCGACGACCTCGAGAAGCAGGGCCCGGGCACCATCCATCCGCAGCACCTCGCCCACCTGATCGACAAGCTCGCGGCCGACGACGCGGTCTTCCTGCCCGACGTCGGCACTCCAGTCATCTGGGCCTCCCGGCACCTGCACATCAGCGCGCGACGGCGCCTGATCGGCTCCTTCTGGCACGGCACCATGGCGGCGGCGACCCCGCTCGGCATGGGCGCCCAGGCGGTGGACCGGAACCGGCAGGTCGTGGTCCTCGCCGGCGACGGCGGCCTCGCGATGATGCTCGGTGAGCTGCTGACGGTGGTGCAGCACAAGCTTCCGATCAAGATCGTGGTGTTCGACAACGCGGCGCTCAGCTTCGTCGAGGTGGAGATGAAGGCGGCGGGCATCGTCAACTTCGGCACCGGGCTCGAGAACCCGGACTTCGGTGCGGTGGCGCAGGCGGTGGGGATGCACGGCGAGAGTGTAAAGCGCCCGGAGGACCTGGAGGGCGCCCTGCGCCGGGCGTTCGCGTACGACGGCCCCGCGCTTGTCTCCGTCGCGGTGGAGCGGCAGGAGCTTTCCATGCCGCCGAAGATCGATGCGAAGCAGGCCACGGGCTTTGCGGTCTACGCGATGCGCACGGTACTCGCCGGGAACGGCCGCGAGCTCATCGATCTGGCAAAGGCCAACGCACGGCAGCTGCTCTGA
- a CDS encoding MSMEG_4193 family putative phosphomutase: MATVILVRHGRTTANATGVLAGRTPGVELDQVGSDQAAATGDRLAVVPVVGVVSSPLERCRQTAQFILDRQAGAPHAPVDDALTECDYGSWQGRTLEELAKEKLWATVQSQPSAVTFPGGESMAAMQARSVAAIRRHDAALEAEHGPGAVWVAVSHGDIIKSVLADALGMHLDMFQRLNVGPASVSIVHYGTGRPTVLATNTDAGDLSWLAARPTSDDAPVGGGAGHAAPPAR; the protein is encoded by the coding sequence ATGGCAACAGTAATCCTCGTGCGGCACGGCCGCACCACAGCGAACGCCACCGGCGTGCTGGCCGGCCGGACCCCCGGCGTCGAACTCGACCAGGTAGGCAGCGACCAGGCCGCCGCGACCGGCGACCGGCTCGCCGTCGTGCCCGTGGTCGGGGTGGTGTCGAGCCCGCTCGAGCGCTGCCGGCAGACCGCCCAGTTCATCCTCGACCGCCAGGCCGGCGCCCCGCACGCACCGGTCGACGACGCTCTCACCGAGTGCGATTACGGCTCCTGGCAGGGCCGCACGCTCGAGGAGCTCGCGAAGGAGAAGCTGTGGGCGACGGTGCAGTCGCAGCCCTCGGCCGTCACCTTTCCCGGCGGCGAGTCCATGGCCGCGATGCAGGCCCGCTCGGTGGCCGCGATCCGGCGCCACGATGCAGCCTTGGAAGCCGAGCACGGGCCCGGGGCCGTTTGGGTGGCGGTGAGCCACGGGGACATCATCAAGTCGGTCCTCGCGGACGCGCTCGGCATGCACCTCGATATGTTCCAGCGCCTCAATGTGGGCCCGGCCTCCGTGTCGATCGTGCACTACGGCACGGGACGCCCCACCGTCCTCGCGACCAACACCGACGCCGGGGACCTGTCTTGGCTGGCGGCTCGGCCGACGTCGGACGACGCCCCGGTGGGCGGTGGTGCAGGTCACGCGGCGCCGCCGGCCCGATGA
- a CDS encoding LysR family transcriptional regulator encodes MDLHQLRLLRELGERGSLAAVARALHVSPSAVSQQLTALQRRVEVPLTERRGRNLVLTGAGQALARAAVDISVAMRSAEQAVSHYLQDPCATVSLCAFNSAGLTYFGPLLQALSGEGSPRLVCSDRDVGQEEFPSLTADYDLVIAHRLEHSTPWPESITVLPLVREPLDIAMSEQHRLANAPSVSIADLIDEEWVSVQDGFPLMPALQAIAVHAGQPLNVTHRINEFFIAAAIVSAGPAIALMPRHTASPPPGSGIVLKPIRDLPLARCVDVLCRPEALHRTAVQQVVTTLRRNTSSAQPRCQPLASSEEPVSGTRSGK; translated from the coding sequence ATGGATCTCCACCAGTTGCGGTTGCTTAGGGAGTTGGGCGAGCGGGGAAGCCTTGCCGCCGTCGCCCGCGCGCTCCATGTCTCTCCGTCAGCCGTGTCGCAGCAACTCACGGCGTTGCAGCGCCGAGTCGAGGTTCCTCTGACCGAACGACGGGGACGGAATCTTGTCCTGACCGGTGCCGGTCAGGCCTTGGCCCGTGCTGCTGTCGATATCAGCGTTGCGATGCGCTCCGCCGAACAGGCCGTCAGCCACTATCTCCAAGACCCCTGCGCGACGGTGAGCCTCTGCGCGTTCAACAGCGCGGGCCTGACCTACTTCGGCCCCTTGCTCCAGGCCCTATCCGGGGAGGGCAGCCCGCGGCTGGTCTGCTCCGACCGGGATGTGGGGCAGGAAGAATTTCCATCCCTGACTGCGGATTACGACCTGGTCATCGCGCACCGCCTCGAGCACAGCACGCCGTGGCCCGAATCCATCACCGTCTTGCCACTGGTGCGCGAGCCCCTGGACATCGCCATGTCAGAACAACATCGGCTCGCCAACGCACCAAGCGTCAGCATCGCCGACCTGATCGATGAAGAATGGGTGTCCGTTCAGGACGGATTTCCGCTCATGCCTGCTCTGCAGGCGATTGCCGTTCACGCCGGCCAACCCCTCAACGTCACGCACCGGATCAACGAGTTCTTCATCGCGGCCGCGATCGTATCCGCCGGACCTGCCATCGCACTGATGCCCCGCCACACCGCTTCCCCGCCGCCTGGCAGCGGAATTGTTCTCAAACCAATCCGCGATCTACCGCTGGCCAGGTGCGTTGACGTCCTCTGCCGTCCAGAAGCCCTCCACCGGACCGCAGTCCAGCAGGTCGTCACCACTCTGCGACGGAATACGTCTTCTGCCCAACCCCGGTGCCAGCCGCTGGCATCCTCTGAGGAACCGGTCAGCGGGACGCGATCCGGTAAGTAG
- a CDS encoding SCO1664 family protein — protein sequence MPTPDLVTAELTLTGRLTTASNATFLGSIGDASVVYKPIAGEKPLWDFPDGCLAHREVAAYLMSEALGWNIVPRTWLRDGRFGEGMVQLWQETDPEQTAVDLVAVDDVPETGWKEVLQGQDENGRVVSLIHEDTPALRRMAVFDALVNNADRKGDHVLAMADGHRYGVDHGLTFHSDHKLRTVLWGWIGDELSAEELEGVDRVLEGLDGELGSQLAKLLTAEEVASFAARCDRLRSAGVFPAPSGDMPAVPWPLF from the coding sequence ATGCCCACGCCCGACCTGGTGACCGCCGAGCTGACGCTCACCGGCCGGCTCACGACGGCGTCCAACGCCACCTTTCTGGGCAGCATCGGCGACGCCTCCGTCGTCTACAAACCGATCGCCGGCGAGAAACCGCTCTGGGATTTTCCTGACGGCTGCCTGGCCCACCGGGAGGTGGCCGCGTATCTGATGTCGGAGGCGCTGGGCTGGAACATCGTGCCGCGCACCTGGCTCCGGGACGGCCGGTTCGGTGAAGGCATGGTCCAGCTCTGGCAGGAGACCGACCCGGAGCAGACCGCGGTGGACCTCGTGGCTGTTGATGACGTGCCGGAGACCGGGTGGAAAGAGGTCCTCCAGGGCCAGGACGAAAACGGGCGAGTCGTCTCCCTCATTCACGAAGACACTCCGGCGCTGCGGCGGATGGCCGTGTTCGATGCCCTGGTCAACAATGCCGACCGCAAGGGCGACCACGTCCTCGCCATGGCCGACGGGCACCGGTACGGCGTGGATCACGGGCTCACATTCCACAGCGACCACAAGCTGCGAACGGTGCTGTGGGGCTGGATCGGTGATGAGTTGAGCGCCGAGGAACTCGAGGGTGTTGACCGGGTTCTCGAAGGACTGGACGGTGAGCTGGGCTCGCAGCTGGCGAAGCTGCTCACCGCTGAGGAGGTTGCTTCGTTTGCTGCTCGTTGCGACCGGCTTCGTTCGGCTGGGGTGTTTCCCGCTCCGAGCGGTGACATGCCTGCGGTGCCATGGCCGCTGTTCTAG
- a CDS encoding DMT family transporter encodes MPSPYLTPAPRIRDVRRRPLSSRVAARRVDLFLLLVAIAWGSSYLAAKTLTDTVGVTVILSLRFLITTLALALIWLIWNRRRAVRRELIVGVVLGLTQAAVLILETHGIAGTSATNAGLIISLVVVFTPLTESVAFRVRVPRTVFIAGVIAVVGVCLLVSGDGFAAPTLGDMLVLAAAVVRSIHVTAVSALTRGRGYSALNLTLAQSAVCAVVYTCADYQGVLQAVHSFDAGEWMGVLYLGLTCSVFAFLIQTWAIQQTSASRVSLLMGTEPIWAVLIGITIGRETLTLLGILGAALIITGTYLGLRSETCHRAAPMPAA; translated from the coding sequence GTGCCCTCCCCGTACCTCACTCCCGCCCCTCGCATACGCGATGTGCGACGTCGCCCGCTCTCCTCACGTGTCGCTGCGCGCAGGGTGGACCTGTTCCTGCTCCTGGTCGCTATCGCGTGGGGCAGCAGCTACCTTGCTGCCAAAACCCTCACCGACACGGTCGGCGTCACCGTCATCCTCTCGCTGCGTTTTCTCATCACCACGCTGGCACTGGCGCTGATCTGGCTGATCTGGAACCGCCGCCGGGCCGTGCGCCGCGAACTCATAGTCGGCGTCGTCCTGGGTCTCACCCAGGCCGCGGTGCTCATTCTCGAAACCCACGGGATCGCAGGCACCAGCGCCACGAACGCAGGGCTGATCATCAGTCTCGTCGTTGTTTTCACCCCTCTCACTGAAAGCGTTGCCTTCCGGGTGCGGGTGCCGCGCACGGTATTCATCGCGGGCGTCATCGCTGTCGTGGGCGTGTGCCTTCTTGTCTCCGGCGACGGATTCGCGGCACCGACTCTTGGGGACATGCTCGTGCTGGCCGCAGCGGTTGTACGGTCCATCCACGTCACCGCGGTCTCCGCCCTTACCCGGGGCCGTGGTTACAGCGCACTGAATTTGACCCTGGCCCAAAGCGCGGTCTGCGCCGTCGTCTATACCTGCGCCGATTACCAAGGTGTGCTTCAGGCAGTGCACAGCTTCGATGCGGGCGAATGGATGGGCGTGCTCTACCTTGGGCTGACGTGCAGCGTGTTCGCTTTCCTCATCCAGACCTGGGCCATTCAACAAACATCCGCATCCCGGGTTAGCCTCCTGATGGGAACCGAACCCATCTGGGCCGTTCTCATCGGAATCACTATTGGCCGGGAAACCCTCACGCTTCTGGGCATCCTCGGTGCCGCACTCATCATCACCGGCACCTACCTGGGACTACGATCCGAAACATGCCACCGGGCAGCACCGATGCCGGCGGCTTGA
- a CDS encoding APC family permease, producing MTKDPGTTASKAPTGLKRAIGTPLLFAFIVGDTLGAGIYTLVGTMAADVGGAIWIPLLIALVVALLTAATYAELITKYPHAGGAARYADRAFGIPYVSFLVGFLMMASGITTAAALANAFAGDYLTALIDVPAAPAAIVFIILLTLINLRGVKESLGANLVASVIEVTGLVIVIIVAAIVLASGNGDPSRLLEFAPDVPPFQGAFAASIVAFFSFLGFEAAANMAEEVRNPSRAYPRALFGAICTAGVVYLLIALGAVIVMPPAELAESTGPLLDVVAASGVGIPPGLFSIIALIAIANGALLFMVMASRVGYGLAEAELLPRAFARVLPGRRTPWVSIVVVAGLTIVLTLLGNVATLAETTVLLLLLVFLSANVSVLVLKKDKVDHDHFSAPRILPVLAIIASIALLSQQTGIIWLGAAAYIVVGSLLFLAARAGRKREERVSASS from the coding sequence ATGACGAAAGATCCCGGCACGACCGCATCAAAAGCACCAACCGGGCTGAAGCGGGCAATTGGTACGCCGCTGCTGTTCGCGTTTATCGTGGGCGACACCCTCGGTGCCGGCATCTACACCCTCGTGGGTACCATGGCGGCCGATGTCGGTGGCGCGATCTGGATACCCTTGCTGATCGCACTGGTCGTCGCGCTACTCACTGCCGCGACCTACGCGGAGTTGATCACCAAGTACCCGCACGCTGGAGGAGCCGCGCGCTACGCCGACCGGGCTTTTGGCATCCCCTACGTGTCATTCCTCGTCGGCTTCCTGATGATGGCCTCGGGAATCACCACAGCCGCTGCCCTCGCGAACGCCTTCGCGGGCGATTACCTCACCGCGCTCATCGACGTGCCAGCTGCACCCGCGGCGATCGTATTTATTATCTTGCTGACGTTGATCAACCTTCGCGGCGTTAAGGAGTCCCTCGGCGCGAACCTCGTAGCTTCCGTCATCGAGGTAACCGGCCTCGTCATCGTCATCATCGTCGCCGCCATCGTCCTCGCCTCCGGCAACGGGGACCCCTCCCGGCTCCTAGAGTTCGCACCGGACGTACCGCCGTTCCAGGGCGCCTTCGCCGCATCGATCGTCGCGTTTTTCTCTTTCCTGGGCTTCGAGGCCGCAGCAAACATGGCCGAGGAAGTACGTAACCCATCCAGGGCATACCCCCGCGCATTGTTCGGTGCGATCTGCACCGCCGGGGTCGTCTACCTCCTCATCGCTCTCGGTGCGGTCATTGTTATGCCCCCGGCCGAACTGGCCGAGTCCACCGGACCCCTGCTCGACGTCGTCGCCGCCAGCGGCGTCGGAATCCCGCCCGGACTATTCAGCATCATCGCCCTGATCGCCATTGCCAACGGAGCACTGCTGTTCATGGTCATGGCCAGCCGGGTCGGCTACGGATTGGCAGAAGCGGAACTGCTCCCTCGCGCCTTCGCTCGCGTGCTGCCAGGCCGTCGCACTCCCTGGGTCTCCATTGTTGTGGTTGCCGGATTGACGATCGTCCTGACCCTCCTCGGAAATGTCGCCACCTTGGCCGAAACCACCGTGCTGCTCCTACTCCTGGTGTTCCTTTCCGCCAACGTCAGCGTCCTCGTCCTCAAAAAGGACAAAGTCGACCACGACCACTTCTCAGCCCCCAGAATCCTGCCGGTCCTCGCGATCATTGCGAGCATCGCACTCCTCTCACAACAAACCGGGATCATCTGGCTCGGAGCCGCCGCCTACATCGTGGTCGGATCCTTGTTGTTCCTCGCTGCCCGGGCCGGACGCAAACGCGAGGAACGCGTGAGCGCCAGTAGCTAA